A single Anopheles maculipalpis chromosome 3RL, idAnoMacuDA_375_x, whole genome shotgun sequence DNA region contains:
- the LOC126565585 gene encoding NTF2-related export protein has protein sequence MASAKIDNEMRTKIDTVCTTAEAFVKLYYDHVDKKRQHMAPLYMDTGLLVWNGNGAKGKDEIQKYFHDLPRSEHTITTIDAQPIVDDAVSSQLTFVMQVSGSVKFHDNPSKPFQQTFMITAQGDKWKIVSDCFRLQDGIL, from the exons ATGGCTTCAGCAAAAATTGATAAC GAAATGCGTACCAAAATCGACACAGTCTGCACAACAGCGGAGGCGTTCGTAAAGCTATACTACGATCATGTGGATAAAAAGCGTCAG CACATGGCCCCCCTGTACATGGACACCGGGCTCCTCGTGTGGAATGGTAACGGTGCGAAGGGGAAGGacgaaatacaaaaatatttccatgACTTACCCCGTTCGGAACACACGATCACAACGATTGATGCACAGCCCATCGTAGACGATGCCGTATCATCACAGCTAACCTTCGTGATGCAGGTTTCCGGCTCGGTAAAGTTTCACGATAATCCATCGAAACCATTCCAGCAAACGTTCATGATAACGGCCCAGGGCGACAAGTGGAAAATCGTGTCGGACTGTTTTCGGCTGCAGGATGGAATTTTGTAG
- the LOC126560362 gene encoding zinc finger protein 425-like — protein sequence MASSRIGGRKRETLKSKTIDSINASKALDESSDVEILYPPPQVKLEPHYEDITIETTTADDLADSIKTEEYTITEYTDTANDEENYANTADKASPGTLIDNSSDEVSSDTEETSAIKSQPSSKAVASIACDQCERSFVTRVQLKNHMRMHKISECPICKKSLKRASFKVHLAAHEAKFRCDICEAPFGSFNSLQSHKDLRHATKTQSGDETFSCSMCDRKFTNKTQLSCHRKQHKRRQCPICMQQVPSMILQGHIAIHQQAHYCDLCNRSFASASILTRHKRVKHSTVKQSVLVCEQCGLAYPSAAKLHNHRKMHQRKECPICKKTFRPNKIKEHLASHNGAFRCDSCRKSFTTKYCLNRHSRRHSTV from the coding sequence ATGGCGAGCTCCCGAATTGGCGGTCGCAAACGTGAGAcgttgaaaagcaaaacaatagacTCTATAAACGCCAGTAAAGCTTTAGACGAATCATCGGATGTTGAAATATTATATCCTCCTCCTCAAGTCAAACTAGAACCACATTACGAAGATATCACGATCGAAACAACTACAGCTGATGATCTTGCTGATTCCATTAAGACAGAAGAATACACTATTACAGAGTACACTGATACAGCAAATGATGAAGAAAACTATGCCAACACCGCAGACAAAGCTTCCCCGGGCACGCTCATCGACAACTCATCGGACGAAGTAAGCTCAGATACTGAAGAAACTTCTGCCATCAAATCTCAACCAAGTTCAAAGGCTGTCGCATCGATCGCGTGCGATCAGTGTGAGCGATCGTTTGTGACACGGGTACAGCTAAAAAACCATATGCGTATGCACAAAATAAGCGAGTGCCCAATATGcaagaaatcgttaaaaagaGCCTCCTTCAAGGTACATCTGGCCGCACACGAAGCCAAGTTCCGGTGTGACATCTGTGAAGCTCCGTTCGGCAGTTTTAACAGCTTGCAATCGCACAAGGATCTACGCCACGCGACCAAAACACAATCGGGCGATGAAACGTTTTCCTGCAGTATGTGCGATCGAAAGTTTACTAACAAAACGCAACTATCGTGCCATCGTAAGCAGCACAAACGCCGGCAATGTCCGATTTGTATGCAGCAGGTACCGAGTATGATTCTGCAAGGACACATTGCCATCCATCAGCAGGCACACTATTGCGATCTTTGCAATCGATCGTTCGCATCGGCCAGTATTTTAACGCGCCATAAAAGGGTGAAACATTCGACGGTGAAGCAGTCGGTATTGGTGTGCGAACAGTGTGGTCTTGCCTATCCCAGTGCGGCCAAGCTGCACAATCATCGCAAGATGCACCAGCGGAAAGAGTGTCCTATTTGTAAGAAAACATTTCGGCCTAACAAGATTAAGGAACATCTGGCATCGCATAATGGTGCGTTCCGTTGTGATAGTTGCCGTAAATCATTTACCACCAAGTACTGCTTGAATAGGCACAGCCGCCGTCACAGTACTGTCTAG
- the LOC126564287 gene encoding gastrulation defective protein 1 homolog — protein MNRGKITFGKINLKSSAPSASSTESVETASSSTDATVSGFGSFGRKDSAKDDPVEQISEELDNSKLQEVMGISGFGRKQAKQFDINEMIQKAKQNAPKAVVDEKAIIEAGGDKKDEDDEDDDEDVIGPVPATAGDVNENRRKTVNKAEDSDDDEQDDDDDEFDEDAPINKLPHSHEVEMRHGSKAVIALASDPSGVRLASGSMDYNLNFWDFSGMDKSMKSFRSLQPCENHPIRNLSYSFSGDMMLVVSGSSQAKVLDRDGFEKMECVKGDQYIADMSKTKGHIAGLTSGCWSPVRREEFLTSGMDSTLRTWVFAKTKEQRAVIKTRAQGGLKTIPTTCAYNRDGTLIAAGCSDGSLQTWDTRKMFVHTTHCIRDAHSKGSDISAVVFSYSGFQLASRSMDETLKLWDMRAFKKPLHVFDGLFSRYDTTDCCFSPDDTMILTGESLPKDAKQAHLFVYDTKTFDVVAKLPITDSHVIRTLWHPKLNQIFVGCGNGVIRGLYDEKRSMRGAKLCVVRTHRKKKESEIVGTTQIITPHALPMFRQEKTRSVRKKLEKDRLDPVKSKRPDLPITSGQGGRVASSGGTLSSYVIRNLGLSKRVEDDQDPREAILKYAKEAAENPYWIAPAYAKTQPKPIFNSEDEPEAKKTKTEQ, from the exons ATGAATCGAGGAAAAATAACGTTTGGCAAAATAAATCTCAAATCTTCTGCCCCATCCGCTAGCTCAACGGAAAGTGTAGAAACAGCTTCATCATCTACTG ATGCCACCGTATCCGGGTTTGGATCGTTCGGGCGTAAGGACAGTGCCAAAGACGATCCAGTCGAGCAAATTTCGGAAGAGTTAGACAACAGTAAGCTGCAGGAAGTGATGGGAATATCGGGCTTCGGtcgaaagcaagcaaaacagtTCGATATCAATGAAATGATTCAGAAGgccaaacaaaacgcaccgAAAGCAGTAGTGGATGAGAAAGCTATCATTGAAGCGGGTGGCGATAAGAaagatgaggatgatgaggacgatgatgaagatgtGATTGGTCCAGTACCAGCTACCGCTGGAGATGTGAATGAGAATCGACGGAAGACAGTCAACAAAGCGGAAGAttcggatgatgatgagcaggacgatgacgacgatgagtTTGATGAAGATGCACCGATAAATAAGCTACCCCACTCACACGAGGTCGAAATGCGGCATGGCAGTAAAGCGGTCATTGCCCTCGCCAGTGATCCGTCCGGTGTGCGGCTCGCATCCGGCTCGATGGATTATAATCTCAACTTTTGGGACTTTTCCGGTATGgacaaatcgatgaaaagtttccgCTCGTTGCAACCGTGCGAAAACCATCCGATCCGCAATCTATCCTACTCGTTTTCGGGCGATATGATGCTGGTCGTCTCGGGCAGTTCTCAAGCGAAAGTGCTCGATCGGGATGGGTTCGAGAAGATGGAGTGCGTGAAGGGTGATCAGTACATTGCAGATATGTCGAAAACGAAGGGCCACATTGCGGGGCTGACCAGTGGTTGCTGGAGTCCGGTGCGGCGGGAAGAGTTCCTTACGAGCGGTATGGATTCAACGCTCCGCACTTGGGTGTTTGCGAAGACAAAGGAACAGAGGGCCGTAATTAAAACTCGCGCCCAGGGTGGGTTGAAAACAATTCCCACGACCTGTGCGTATAATCGGGACGGCACACTGATTGCGGCCGGATGCAGCGATGGATCGCTGCAAACGTGGGACACGCGGAAAATGTTCGTCCACACGACACACTGTATCCGGGATGCACACAGCAAGGGATCCGATATATCTGCGGTAGTGTTTTCTTACTCTGGCTTCCAGCTGGCTTCTCGGTCGATGGACGAAACGCTTAAGCTGTGGGATATGCGTGCGTTTAAGAAGCCACTGCACGTGTTTGATGGATTGTTCAGCCGGTACGATACGACCGACTGTTGCTTTAGTCCGGACGATACCATGATACTGACCGGGGAATCCCTGCCGAAAGATGCCAAACAGGCACACCTGTTTGTGTATGATACGAAAACGTTCGATGTGGTTGCAAAGCTTCCGATTACCGATTCACACGTGATCCGCACGCTGTGGCATCCGAAGCTGAACCAAATATTTGTCGGCTGTGGTAATGGGGTTATTCGCGGACTGTACGACGAGAAGCGTAGTATGCGTGGTGCCAAACTGTGTGTCGTTAGGACACATCGGAAGAAGAAAGAGTCGGAAATTGTTGGTACAACACAAATTATTACGCCGCACGCGTTACCAATGTTCCGGCAGGAAAAGACCCGCTCAGTGCGTAAGAAGCTGGAGAAGGATCGATTGGATCCGGTTAAATCGAAACGACCCGATCTACCGATTACCAGTGGTCAGGGTGGACGTGTGGCTAGTTCCGGTGGTACGCTCTCGTCGTACGTGATACGAAATTTAGGTTTAAGCAAGCGCGTTGAGGATGATCAGGATCCGCGCGAGGCCATCCTGAAATACGCCAAGGAAGCGGCCGAAAATCCTTACTGGATTGCACCGGCTTACGCGAAAACGCAACCGAAGCCCATTTTTAACAGCGAGGATGAgccggaagcgaaaaaaacaaaaacagaacagtAA